One part of the Armatimonadota bacterium genome encodes these proteins:
- a CDS encoding translation initiation factor IF-3, translated as MINRRLLKYEQLRVIDSEGTQLGILDTRDALSRAEAVGLDLVLVAPNADPPVAKIVDHGKYKYEQDKLKKDQKRKTQEVKGIKISPVIAENDLMTALRKGRKFLEEGDKVRVVCRFRQRQLAHPQIGEEKLLWLAKELEDLGKPDRAPVLNGREMVIVLSPKPQTGGSKNKNAKAEDTQDSSEEV; from the coding sequence ATGATTAACCGGCGCCTGCTGAAGTATGAGCAGCTCCGGGTGATCGACTCCGAAGGCACCCAATTAGGAATCCTGGACACGCGTGATGCCCTTTCGCGCGCAGAAGCGGTGGGGCTGGATCTTGTCTTGGTTGCGCCCAACGCTGACCCGCCGGTTGCAAAAATCGTCGACCACGGCAAGTACAAATATGAGCAAGACAAGCTCAAAAAGGACCAAAAGCGCAAGACCCAAGAAGTAAAGGGTATAAAGATCAGCCCGGTTATCGCGGAAAACGACCTCATGACTGCCCTGAGGAAAGGAAGGAAATTCCTGGAAGAAGGCGACAAAGTCAGGGTCGTGTGCCGATTCCGGCAACGGCAACTCGCTCACCCCCAAATCGGGGAGGAAAAGTTGTTGTGGCTGGCAAAAGAGCTGGAAGATTTAGGCAAGCCCGACCGGGCCCCCGTTTTGAACGGCAGGGAAATGGTCATCGTGCTGAGCCCGAAACCGCAAACTGGCGGGAGCAAAAACAAGAATGCCAAAGCTGAAGACACACAAGACAGCAGCGAAGAGGTTTAA
- the rpmI gene encoding 50S ribosomal protein L35 — protein MPKLKTHKTAAKRFKISGSGKIMRRSSGNNHMFFHKSGAQKRRLDQAQQLSNTELPRVKRLLALK, from the coding sequence ATGCCAAAGCTGAAGACACACAAGACAGCAGCGAAGAGGTTTAAGATCTCAGGCTCTGGGAAGATCATGCGCCGCAGTTCCGGCAACAACCACATGTTCTTCCACAAAAGCGGAGCCCAAAAACGCCGGCTGGATCAAGCACAACAGCTCAGCAACACCGAGTTGCCGCGCGTCAAGCGCCTGCTCGCCCTGAAGTAA
- the rplT gene encoding 50S ribosomal protein L20: protein MARIKRGLMRHKRHKKVLSRAKGYYGRKKNVFKNAHEQVMKSGQYAFRDRRAKKRDFRRLWIARISAACRAEGVRYGELIHAMTAKGIQVNRKMLSELAIHDPAAFKALVGTVIG from the coding sequence ATGGCAAGAATCAAACGCGGCCTGATGCGCCACAAACGGCACAAGAAAGTCTTGAGCCGCGCCAAAGGCTACTACGGTCGCAAGAAAAACGTCTTTAAGAACGCCCACGAACAGGTCATGAAGAGTGGGCAATATGCCTTCCGCGACCGACGGGCCAAGAAGCGCGATTTTCGCCGCCTGTGGATCGCAAGGATTTCCGCCGCATGCCGCGCCGAAGGGGTGCGCTATGGTGAATTGATCCATGCGATGACCGCCAAGGGCATCCAAGTCAACCGGAAGATGCTCAGCGAACTCGCAATCCACGATCCGGCAGCTTTCAAAGCTCTCGTGGGCACCGTCATCGGTTAA
- a CDS encoding VOC family protein, whose translation MTLAFSEIVYPSPNPSGSAQRMVSGFGWEVVESFGESWVLLATPGGGRVGFIQQKPGSDSMPVPMAAFESQDIETDVAELRANGIDLPDPSGPGGPGTLRHTTYADPDGNRFLIWQSGKD comes from the coding sequence ATGACATTGGCTTTCAGCGAAATCGTTTACCCCTCTCCAAACCCCTCGGGATCTGCCCAAAGGATGGTTTCCGGCTTCGGGTGGGAAGTTGTTGAATCCTTTGGCGAAAGTTGGGTGCTCCTGGCAACTCCCGGCGGGGGACGGGTCGGATTCATCCAGCAGAAGCCGGGCTCCGACTCCATGCCCGTCCCGATGGCGGCCTTTGAATCTCAGGATATCGAAACCGATGTGGCCGAATTGAGGGCAAACGGCATCGACCTCCCTGATCCCAGCGGGCCCGGCGGCCCCGGGACATTGCGCCACACAACCTACGCCGACCCGGACGGAAACCGCTTCTTGATTTGGCAAAGCGGAAAAGACTGA
- a CDS encoding metalloregulator ArsR/SmtB family transcription factor: MDKLISELGEASKRSILIHLKSGPKSVGDLVGHTGLKQPNVSNHLSRMRAKGLVRAAKVGRQVFYSLGSPQIAEHLATLTDSGMPGLEKMILDGELVKVFCRHAVAGDEAGCEAITDQLTAQKEPLADIYEGLFGRSMQLVGTWWEVGAIDTGQEHLASAIVERLMARSVHRMPPAAPGSFRAVLGCPPGNWHTLGLRMVSDVMRLSGWSTFYLGANVPIDSFLSAVANHQPDAVLFSSPLDDNLAEVDKLVESLANLRAGGARFQIVGGGAAVINRESHYLSLGVDFIGRDLAHFRAGFIDPFGTQKLAGNRQKPSAG; this comes from the coding sequence ATGGACAAGCTCATCAGCGAACTTGGCGAAGCGTCGAAGCGCTCTATCCTGATCCACCTGAAGTCAGGGCCGAAATCCGTGGGGGACTTGGTTGGCCACACGGGTCTTAAGCAGCCCAATGTCAGCAACCACCTTTCGCGGATGCGCGCCAAAGGTTTGGTTCGCGCGGCCAAGGTCGGGCGGCAGGTTTTTTATTCGTTGGGCTCCCCTCAAATCGCTGAGCACTTGGCCACATTGACCGATTCCGGCATGCCGGGTTTGGAGAAGATGATCCTCGATGGCGAGCTGGTCAAGGTGTTTTGCCGCCATGCTGTGGCTGGCGATGAAGCCGGCTGCGAAGCGATTACAGACCAACTGACGGCCCAAAAGGAGCCGTTGGCCGACATCTATGAAGGCCTTTTCGGCCGTTCGATGCAATTGGTCGGCACTTGGTGGGAGGTCGGGGCCATCGACACCGGCCAAGAGCATCTGGCTTCGGCGATTGTGGAACGGTTGATGGCCCGGTCAGTCCACCGGATGCCGCCCGCCGCGCCCGGGTCGTTCCGGGCTGTATTGGGCTGCCCTCCGGGGAACTGGCACACCCTGGGATTGCGCATGGTAAGCGATGTGATGCGGCTGAGCGGGTGGTCAACTTTTTATCTGGGGGCCAACGTGCCCATCGATTCATTTTTGAGCGCCGTGGCCAACCATCAGCCTGACGCGGTTCTTTTCAGCTCCCCATTGGATGATAACCTGGCCGAGGTCGACAAGTTGGTCGAATCGCTCGCCAACCTGCGGGCGGGCGGGGCCAGGTTCCAAATCGTTGGCGGGGGCGCGGCCGTGATAAACCGGGAGTCCCACTATTTGTCCCTTGGTGTAGATTTCATCGGACGCGACCTTGCCCACTTCAGGGCGGGCTTCATCGATCCATTTGGCACACAGAAGCTGGCCGGTAACCGCCAAAAGCCTTCTGCAGGGTAA
- a CDS encoding acyl-CoA dehydrogenase family protein — protein sequence MSQTLMDPAFAAVIPNINDDEAAFIQNVRDFVAREVLPNTRKWEEETALPDDIWEKMGAIGIFDTVVPKEMGGSGRSCRAYVEMCLELAKGDPALAMNVAACNALVIGHLVHFASQEQRDKYLKPAMEGKLKLAWGLTEPDAGSDARRVKTAATPIEGEEGWWRINGEKMFITNGGKADLIIVVARTGEKELSAFLMETDQPGFALTDRIHTIGVRASNTTRFKLTDARAWHTPCTFEEAISLLYRGRLGIAAMACGIAEKAFELALEYSQQREQFNRRLCDMQSVQNMLADSAMEVEAAKLLLYKGAAKHDRGEPVVLESSYAKLYASETANRVTNRAIQIHGGRGMTFEYLVEKLWRDAKLTEIGEGCSEIQRLVISKQLLK from the coding sequence ATGTCGCAGACCTTGATGGATCCGGCCTTTGCCGCCGTGATCCCGAACATCAACGATGATGAAGCGGCGTTCATTCAGAACGTTCGCGACTTTGTGGCCCGGGAGGTTTTGCCCAACACCCGCAAATGGGAGGAAGAGACCGCCCTTCCCGATGACATTTGGGAGAAGATGGGGGCAATCGGCATTTTCGACACGGTCGTCCCAAAAGAAATGGGTGGCTCCGGCCGCAGTTGCCGGGCATATGTTGAAATGTGCCTAGAGTTGGCAAAAGGCGACCCTGCGCTTGCCATGAACGTTGCCGCCTGCAATGCCCTGGTCATTGGCCACCTGGTGCACTTTGCCAGCCAAGAGCAGCGCGATAAGTACCTCAAGCCGGCCATGGAAGGGAAGTTGAAGCTGGCCTGGGGGCTGACCGAACCCGACGCGGGCTCAGATGCCCGGCGGGTCAAAACCGCCGCCACCCCGATCGAAGGGGAAGAGGGTTGGTGGCGCATCAACGGCGAGAAGATGTTCATCACAAACGGCGGCAAAGCCGACCTGATCATCGTCGTCGCCCGAACGGGGGAAAAGGAACTCTCGGCGTTCTTGATGGAAACCGACCAACCCGGGTTTGCCCTCACAGACCGGATCCACACCATCGGGGTTCGGGCCAGTAACACGACCCGGTTCAAACTGACGGACGCCCGGGCTTGGCACACGCCGTGTACGTTTGAAGAAGCGATCTCCCTGCTCTACCGCGGCAGGCTCGGCATTGCCGCAATGGCCTGCGGAATCGCGGAAAAGGCCTTTGAATTGGCTTTGGAATACTCGCAGCAACGGGAACAGTTCAACCGGCGGCTGTGCGACATGCAGTCAGTTCAAAACATGCTCGCCGATTCGGCCATGGAAGTGGAAGCGGCAAAACTCTTGCTTTACAAAGGTGCCGCCAAGCACGACCGCGGAGAACCCGTGGTGCTCGAATCCAGCTACGCCAAGCTTTATGCCAGCGAAACGGCCAACCGCGTCACAAACCGCGCGATCCAAATCCACGGCGGTCGCGGCATGACGTTTGAATACCTCGTTGAAAAACTTTGGCGCGACGCGAAACTTACCGAAATCGGCGAGGGGTGCAGCGAAATCCAACGGCTGGTGATCTCGAAGCAACTTTTGAAGTAA
- a CDS encoding glycosyltransferase family 39 protein: MNAKVDRARLGFGLGIFALCLFVRFIGIGWGLPSAERHHSLHPDEELILAYSQLIQPAQGKFTPGFYNYGTLYLTIQKVATDMASSYGAAEVGQDGSNYWARNRDFLMAGRVVSAVAGALAALAVYLSLIRHTGLIGGVMGGLAMGLTPAFVMHSRFQTVDVLATCFLAWCFYHCSRMVPTGDEEVDLKVLQRAAIWAGVFAGLSAGTKYTGVLAILAIGTTLFLVLGKGRLPEVGRLVAIALAAMLGVFVLVTPGAVLDSAKFLQDFQFELTHTSTGHGMVFAGTAPGFVYHISNIIVGYGGALLLFSLAGLGRGVYRKQAWLIGPLVFALVEYLLIGRAEVKFMRYIFPLIPVLAMGYGWAIGQAHKNGSMQMKAFVAFAIFGIAGFGGGLVSTAMLTKWMTEPDVRDQMAAFVRENVPEGSSVGLVSDPWFYTPTLHAEIQAGPANMRIGDRIGLLETVPGLKVIRYAPDGLDQRQDWDPRLISEAQPDFILFSSYEAEGYVKLYGQKDIDPQFKGQVDRYSDFIKLLTERYAMVDVRDFAGVKTKLLGLDGLWYTAGIHDMAYIRPQEWIWIRKDLKSGSGSSSTPSNSNGGRPDTPSDPTKETSSGPPNSSPGVGAPTGGN; this comes from the coding sequence ATGAACGCCAAGGTCGACAGAGCCCGATTGGGGTTCGGCCTTGGCATTTTTGCTCTCTGTTTATTTGTGCGGTTCATCGGCATCGGCTGGGGGTTGCCGTCCGCCGAACGGCACCACAGCCTTCACCCGGATGAGGAGCTGATCCTCGCGTACTCGCAACTGATCCAGCCCGCACAGGGGAAATTCACGCCCGGCTTTTACAACTACGGCACCCTGTACCTGACGATCCAGAAAGTGGCGACCGACATGGCTTCTTCCTATGGGGCGGCCGAGGTTGGGCAAGATGGATCCAATTATTGGGCCAGGAACCGCGACTTTTTGATGGCCGGGCGGGTCGTCAGTGCGGTGGCGGGAGCTCTAGCGGCCCTGGCGGTCTATTTGTCCTTGATCCGGCACACGGGCCTCATCGGCGGGGTGATGGGGGGGCTCGCCATGGGTTTGACCCCAGCGTTCGTCATGCATAGCCGGTTCCAGACCGTCGACGTGTTGGCGACGTGCTTTTTGGCTTGGTGCTTCTACCACTGTTCGCGCATGGTTCCGACTGGCGACGAGGAGGTTGACCTCAAAGTTCTGCAGCGGGCAGCGATTTGGGCAGGGGTGTTTGCCGGGCTTTCGGCCGGAACCAAATACACGGGCGTCCTTGCCATTCTGGCGATAGGGACAACGCTATTCCTGGTTCTTGGAAAGGGCCGGTTGCCGGAAGTCGGAAGGCTGGTCGCAATTGCCCTGGCCGCAATGCTCGGTGTCTTTGTCTTGGTCACGCCAGGGGCAGTCCTGGATTCAGCAAAATTCTTGCAAGATTTCCAATTTGAGCTCACGCACACTTCAACCGGGCATGGGATGGTTTTTGCGGGGACTGCCCCGGGATTCGTCTACCACATCTCCAACATCATCGTGGGCTATGGCGGAGCCTTGTTGCTGTTCAGCCTTGCCGGTTTAGGACGGGGGGTTTATCGCAAGCAGGCCTGGCTCATCGGGCCCTTGGTGTTCGCGCTGGTCGAATACCTTCTTATCGGCCGGGCCGAAGTCAAGTTCATGCGCTACATCTTTCCGCTGATCCCGGTGTTGGCAATGGGGTACGGGTGGGCCATCGGCCAGGCCCATAAAAACGGATCGATGCAAATGAAGGCCTTCGTCGCCTTTGCCATTTTCGGGATCGCCGGTTTCGGCGGGGGGCTGGTATCCACCGCGATGCTGACCAAGTGGATGACAGAGCCCGACGTGCGCGACCAAATGGCCGCTTTCGTCCGCGAAAACGTCCCCGAAGGTTCCTCGGTCGGGCTGGTCAGCGACCCCTGGTTCTACACGCCCACCTTGCACGCCGAAATCCAAGCGGGGCCGGCCAACATGAGAATCGGGGATCGGATCGGATTGCTGGAGACGGTTCCGGGATTGAAAGTCATCCGGTATGCCCCCGACGGCCTGGATCAAAGGCAAGACTGGGATCCCCGACTGATCTCTGAGGCCCAACCCGACTTCATCCTGTTTAGCAGTTACGAGGCCGAAGGGTACGTCAAGCTTTACGGTCAAAAGGACATTGATCCCCAATTCAAGGGCCAAGTCGATCGGTATTCCGATTTCATCAAACTGCTCACGGAACGCTATGCCATGGTCGATGTGAGAGATTTTGCAGGCGTGAAGACGAAATTGTTAGGGTTGGATGGCCTTTGGTATACGGCGGGGATCCATGACATGGCTTACATCCGTCCTCAAGAATGGATTTGGATTCGAAAAGATTTGAAATCGGGATCGGGCAGTTCATCGACTCCCTCCAATTCGAACGGGGGGCGTCCGGACACACCGTCGGATCCTACGAAGGAGACCTCAAGCGGGCCGCCGAATTCTTCGCCGGGCGTGGGCGCACCGACTGGCGGGAACTGA
- a CDS encoding tyrosine-type recombinase/integrase has translation MLLFQTAARQGVAPSTARRRVSALRSLLKYLKRHGQGPSADLPSASGIRLPKRIPKALNPEVLHRLLESPDLSTAEGLRDRALMELVYGTGLRASEAVGLRMEEVDLDQAAFRVTGKRGKTRWVPVPMHTIPWVERYLAESRPKLVRKPVAELFLGSRGGPLSRQSAYAILERHRVNAGIESAVSPHTLRHTYAVHLIRGGADLRVVQELLGHSSINTTQVYTQLDLDHVEQVYAKAHPRR, from the coding sequence TTGCTGCTGTTCCAAACGGCGGCGCGACAAGGTGTTGCCCCTTCCACCGCACGCCGGCGTGTGAGTGCGCTCCGGTCACTGCTCAAATATCTCAAGCGTCACGGCCAAGGCCCAAGTGCGGATTTGCCGAGTGCCTCCGGGATCAGGCTTCCCAAAAGGATTCCCAAAGCTCTCAATCCCGAGGTTCTCCACCGGCTACTCGAGTCTCCGGATCTTTCGACCGCAGAAGGATTGCGGGATCGGGCGCTGATGGAACTGGTTTATGGCACCGGCCTGAGGGCCAGCGAGGCCGTTGGTCTCCGGATGGAAGAAGTCGATTTGGATCAGGCGGCTTTCCGGGTGACGGGGAAGCGGGGTAAGACGCGGTGGGTTCCGGTGCCGATGCACACCATCCCCTGGGTGGAGAGGTACTTGGCCGAATCCCGACCCAAACTGGTGCGCAAACCGGTTGCCGAACTCTTTTTGGGCTCACGGGGAGGGCCCCTCAGCCGACAGTCCGCTTATGCGATTCTGGAGCGGCATCGGGTGAATGCCGGTATTGAATCGGCGGTGAGTCCCCACACGTTGCGGCACACCTATGCCGTTCATTTGATCCGGGGTGGGGCCGATCTGCGCGTTGTCCAAGAACTGCTTGGCCACAGTAGCATCAACACAACCCAGGTTTACACCCAGCTGGATCTCGACCATGTGGAACAGGTTTATGCCAAAGCCCATCCCCGCCGGTGA
- the tsaD gene encoding tRNA (adenosine(37)-N6)-threonylcarbamoyltransferase complex transferase subunit TsaD — translation MGSVSLEFWPGPLIAIETSCDETSFAVLDGRQILSNVVASQTEMHIKWGGVVPEAAARAHIENLIPVYEEAMEAAGRPPLTAVCVTNRPGLVGALSVGVSAAKAMAHRLGCPLLGVHHLEGHMMSPLGDPDLKIAFPHISLIASGGHTELVLVRAPGEFQIIGETRDDAAGEAFDKGARLLGLGYPGGRAIQEAAKAGDSGRYRLPRALKDDPAAFSFSGLKTAMLRLVQTEGDRLNVADAAASLQQAVVDVLADKAIAACEATGIGALSLVGGVSANESLRERLQRECARRGFRLFLAPPPLCTDNAAMIGLAGSLRLRRGERSNWDLECLPNAGFAQTPLQ, via the coding sequence ATGGGATCGGTGAGCCTGGAATTCTGGCCGGGGCCCTTGATCGCCATCGAAACCAGTTGCGACGAAACCTCGTTTGCGGTGCTGGACGGCCGGCAGATCCTATCAAACGTCGTAGCCAGCCAGACCGAGATGCATATCAAGTGGGGCGGGGTGGTGCCGGAAGCGGCGGCAAGGGCCCACATCGAAAACCTGATCCCCGTTTATGAAGAGGCCATGGAAGCGGCAGGGAGGCCACCTCTCACGGCGGTCTGCGTCACCAACCGCCCCGGCCTGGTCGGGGCGCTCAGCGTGGGCGTTTCCGCGGCAAAGGCGATGGCCCACCGGTTGGGTTGCCCCTTGCTGGGGGTTCACCACCTGGAGGGGCACATGATGTCCCCATTGGGCGACCCGGATTTGAAGATTGCCTTCCCCCATATTTCGCTGATCGCAAGCGGCGGGCATACGGAATTGGTCTTGGTCCGAGCTCCAGGCGAGTTCCAGATCATCGGCGAAACCAGGGACGACGCCGCCGGAGAGGCGTTTGATAAAGGGGCACGGCTCCTGGGACTAGGCTATCCGGGCGGAAGGGCAATTCAGGAAGCGGCCAAAGCCGGTGACTCTGGCCGGTACCGTTTGCCCCGGGCGTTGAAAGACGACCCTGCTGCATTCAGCTTCAGCGGATTGAAAACCGCCATGCTCCGCCTTGTCCAAACGGAAGGCGATCGGCTGAACGTCGCCGATGCCGCCGCCAGCCTACAGCAAGCAGTTGTGGACGTCTTGGCCGACAAAGCAATTGCCGCCTGCGAAGCCACCGGGATCGGGGCCCTGAGCCTTGTCGGTGGGGTCAGCGCTAATGAGTCCCTGCGGGAACGGCTACAAAGGGAATGTGCCCGGCGGGGATTTAGGCTTTTTTTGGCCCCACCCCCGCTTTGCACCGACAACGCCGCCATGATCGGGCTCGCGGGATCGCTCCGGCTTCGAAGGGGCGAACGGTCCAACTGGGATCTGGAATGCCTGCCCAATGCGGGGTTCGCCCAGACTCCGCTACAATAG
- the rimI gene encoding ribosomal protein S18-alanine N-acetyltransferase produces MVAIEKASQSCPWSESSFRNEIAHERGVFIVGELGSEVVGFAGQWIIVDEAHIITVAVAEPHRRQGFAEKLIVELLLTAKAKGASCATLEVRASNAAAQALYEKLGFADCGRRRNYYPDNKEDAVIMWLYGLQEWDR; encoded by the coding sequence GTGGTCGCAATCGAGAAGGCCTCGCAGTCTTGCCCGTGGTCAGAATCCTCGTTCCGCAACGAAATCGCCCACGAGCGGGGAGTCTTTATCGTCGGCGAACTCGGGTCTGAAGTTGTTGGGTTCGCGGGCCAGTGGATCATCGTCGATGAAGCGCACATCATCACGGTGGCGGTGGCAGAACCCCACCGCAGGCAGGGATTCGCCGAAAAGCTCATCGTGGAACTCTTGCTCACCGCCAAAGCGAAAGGGGCATCTTGCGCCACTTTGGAAGTGCGGGCCAGCAATGCAGCCGCACAGGCGCTGTATGAAAAGCTCGGATTCGCCGATTGTGGCCGCCGCCGCAACTATTACCCTGACAACAAAGAGGATGCGGTGATCATGTGGCTTTACGGATTGCAAGAATGGGATCGGTGA
- a CDS encoding ABC transporter ATP-binding protein, producing the protein MLKIEGLNVFYGAIQALNDVSLEVNQGEVVSIIGSNGAGKSTLLRTVSGLVRARSGRVDFEGTDLCGVSPDKIVQMGISQSPEGRRIFTNMTVHENLQLGAFTRRDSEVQKDMDRFLDRFPRVRERLKQNAGTLSGGEQQMLAMCRALMCRPRLLLLDEPSMGLAPNLVKEIFNVVKDLHQEGVTILLVEQNAVRALEVADRAYVLETGNIVLSDTGKALLTNPKVKEAYLGG; encoded by the coding sequence ATGCTGAAGATCGAGGGCCTGAACGTCTTTTACGGGGCCATCCAAGCCTTGAACGATGTTTCCTTGGAAGTCAACCAGGGCGAGGTTGTTTCGATCATCGGATCCAACGGCGCCGGGAAGAGCACGCTCCTCCGGACGGTTTCCGGATTGGTCCGGGCACGCTCGGGCCGGGTTGATTTTGAAGGGACTGACCTTTGCGGCGTGAGCCCGGACAAGATCGTGCAAATGGGGATCAGCCAAAGCCCCGAAGGTCGGCGGATCTTTACCAATATGACCGTCCATGAGAACCTCCAGCTCGGGGCGTTCACGCGGCGGGATTCCGAGGTTCAGAAAGATATGGACCGATTCCTGGATCGCTTCCCTCGGGTTCGCGAGCGGCTCAAACAAAATGCCGGGACGCTTTCGGGCGGGGAGCAGCAGATGCTGGCTATGTGCCGGGCCCTAATGTGCCGGCCGAGACTGTTGCTGCTTGACGAACCGAGCATGGGGCTGGCGCCTAACCTGGTCAAAGAGATTTTCAATGTCGTCAAAGACCTGCACCAAGAAGGGGTCACGATCCTGCTCGTTGAGCAAAACGCGGTCCGGGCCCTGGAAGTCGCCGATCGGGCGTATGTGCTAGAAACCGGCAACATCGTCCTTAGTGACACCGGCAAGGCTCTGCTGACCAACCCCAAAGTCAAAGAAGCCTATCTCGGCGGCTAA
- a CDS encoding peptidase C39 family protein — MLVQIAPVLGVFLAQLGSANAVQANPWNFVSLRADDFAVSETATGREFRATVHGMPFIEAVPSWIGRAEGGSSLAFFVRPATPGAQEFCLGTWGQGEAATCSRSSVNDQEDTFGKVSTDTWILKQPTTDFEVRVVATNGPNGQSPRFSRLNFVLSGSSVPPADSLTHRWGTLLDVPMRAQMNYEKGNVLCSPTSISMILAYWSKRMETPQIDADVPEVQAGVFDPGWNGTGNWPFNVAFAASRLGMTGYVTRLRSIEDIEAFVAEGIPVACSVSYGHLKGKGKQDNDGHLVVVVGFQDDGTPIFNDPGRNVVRMTYLRDDFARAWAESKNTVYIVHPKGWPTPSNGPWPQN; from the coding sequence ATGCTGGTGCAAATCGCTCCGGTTCTGGGGGTTTTTTTGGCGCAACTGGGAAGCGCAAACGCCGTACAAGCCAATCCGTGGAACTTCGTCTCGCTCCGTGCGGATGATTTCGCCGTTAGCGAAACGGCGACGGGAAGGGAATTCCGCGCCACGGTTCATGGCATGCCATTCATCGAGGCGGTGCCGAGTTGGATCGGGCGCGCTGAAGGCGGATCTTCGCTGGCGTTTTTTGTTCGGCCGGCAACTCCCGGAGCCCAGGAATTCTGTTTGGGGACGTGGGGACAGGGCGAAGCAGCAACTTGCTCCCGGTCGAGCGTCAACGACCAGGAGGACACATTCGGCAAAGTCAGCACCGATACATGGATCCTCAAGCAGCCCACCACGGATTTCGAAGTCCGCGTGGTTGCCACTAACGGGCCAAACGGACAATCGCCGCGATTCAGCCGCCTGAATTTCGTCCTCAGCGGATCCTCTGTGCCCCCAGCTGATTCTTTGACTCACCGGTGGGGCACCTTGCTGGATGTTCCTATGCGGGCGCAAATGAATTACGAAAAGGGGAACGTCCTTTGCAGCCCGACCTCGATTTCCATGATTTTGGCCTATTGGTCCAAGCGTATGGAAACGCCACAGATCGATGCCGATGTTCCAGAAGTCCAAGCCGGGGTGTTCGATCCGGGCTGGAACGGCACCGGAAACTGGCCGTTCAACGTAGCCTTTGCGGCTTCCCGTTTGGGGATGACCGGGTACGTCACCCGACTTCGGTCAATCGAGGACATCGAAGCATTCGTGGCCGAAGGGATCCCTGTGGCTTGTTCGGTCAGTTATGGCCACCTGAAAGGCAAAGGGAAGCAGGACAACGACGGTCACTTGGTCGTTGTTGTGGGTTTCCAAGATGACGGCACCCCCATTTTCAACGACCCGGGCCGCAACGTCGTCCGCATGACCTATCTCCGTGATGATTTCGCCCGTGCGTGGGCGGAAAGCAAAAACACGGTTTACATCGTCCATCCCAAAGGGTGGCCGACACCAAGCAATGGCCCTTGGCCGCAAAACTGA